One genomic segment of Anguilla anguilla isolate fAngAng1 chromosome 2, fAngAng1.pri, whole genome shotgun sequence includes these proteins:
- the si:dkey-76b14.2 gene encoding DENN domain-containing protein 1B isoform X3 — MGSRLKENPERTFYWFFEASCPIAKDKDPGVLFQFPEDFSDEESLQTLPRFCFPYDIERVKETAAIQHFTFVLTDLEGCQRFGFCRLTSSSRTCLCILSYLPWFEVFYKLLNNLADCLTKGQTNEMRELLTALYKYPVPEVNSSVTLQLIPYFIAPDPGSLPSIPESRNLTELVVAVDVSNLLQLYASMLFERRIIISSTKLSTLTACVHACSAMLYPMYWQHIFIPVLPPHLLDYCCAPMPYIIGVHSSLMEKVRSRALEDVVILNVDTNTLESPFEDLKRIPSDVLSLLKVRLKKQSTAPGSGVARAFLKTQALLFGGYRDALLSPTEGGPLRFCEESFLKHKSHSMRQFLESAVHLQFFKQFIDGRLEQINRGTDPVDLFEEEMFQCGESAGGRRSYQQLVGNLKKGGGALIHTVKSKANMCKTAKGHAKSGLKNLLCSKEENEVALLYRGGSLRSEVPGTYVHRRVQSDCLQNRLPITQHFGKSRPRRPARRYNRQHEERTPEKSSTWRPDWEEEAAEEDQGSSDSVQLDEVDGDLVPDSEEMDLLGEIFDTLSTRSVHERGLLYGTRSLDFFGPDSADYITRKGMAAPSQESLNASLGRSGSLLSWGQEEEPEEQEEGSDAQGEEQEEGTGKQKGEAEEEKEEEELEDEGKDRPGEPYQEAGRKVRSLQQQEKEERVKEEEQERQQEVQSQEHQDENQPQRTGAPPSSMEPEAVSAQSPTTTLSPTPSSEVTSEEKPSGMGRRVESGWKAQLKEEGRVSTPQISADSQVTDPPSPSPAGQLTEPGPDVGAGLGGGADEQGENRSPMPRVQSALALFQAREGGGARKPGNAFGGGNSALKNSSPNKRPSPEAGPPEPGDTSKPIRTSPMRPSPGETHTDPDITAEGEEQHLPPVKVSELKKRFEA, encoded by the exons ATGGGGTCCAGGCTGAA agaaaatcCAGAGAGAACTTTTTATTGGTTCTTTGAAGCCTCCTGTCCTATTGCTAAAGACAAAG ATCCAGgagttttatttcagtttccgGAAGATTTCAGTGATGAG GAGTCTCTCCAGACCCTGCCCCGGTTCTGTTTTCCCTACGACATAGAGAG GGTAAAGGAGACTGCAGCAATTCAGCACTTCACCTTTGTGCTCACGGACCTGGAGGGATGCCAGCGCTTTGGTTTCTGTCGCCTGACGTCTAGCTCCAGGACCTGTCTCTGCATCCTGAG CTACCTGCCTTGGTTTGAGGTATTCTACAAACTTCTGAACAATCTTGCAGACTGTTTAACAAAAGGCCAG ACCAATGAGATGCGAGAGCTACTCACCGCCCTCTACAAATACCCTGTGCCAGAGGTCAACAGCTCTGTCACTCTACAGCTG atcCCTTACTTCATTGCTCCTGACCCCGGGAGTCTTCCCTCCATCCCAGAAAGT agGAACCTGACTGAGTTGGTGGTGGCTGTGGATGTCAGTAATCTACTGCAGCTCTACGCCAGCATGCTGTTCGAACGGAGAATTATCATCAGCTCCACCAAGCTGAGCACG ttGACGGCTTGTGTCCACGCCTGCAGTGCCATGCTCTACCCCATGTATTGGCAACACATATTCATCCCCGTGCTCCCCCCTCATCTGCTGGACTACTGCTG tgcTCCCATGCCCTACATCATTGGTGTCCACTCCAGTCTTATGGAG AAAGTGAGGAGCAGGGCTTTGGAGGATGTGGTCATTTTGAAcgtggacacaaacacactggagtCCCCATTCGAGGACCTGAAAAGGATTCCGTCAGACGTG CTCTCGTTGCTGAAGGTTCGGCTGAAGAAGCAGTCTACGGCCCCAGGTTCGGGCGTGGCTCGAGCCTTCCTGAAGACACAGGCTCTGCTTTTTGGGGGGTACAGAGATGCACTGCTGAGCCCCACA GAGGGGGGTCCACTCAGGTTTTGCGAGGAATCTTTCCTGAAGCACAAGTCTCACAGCATGAGGCAGTTTCTGGAGAGTGCCGTCCACCTGCAGTTCTTCAAGCAG TTTATTGACGGACGCCTAGAGCAGATAAACCGAGGGACGGATCCCGTGGATCTGTTTGAGGAGGAAATGTTTCAATGTGGGGAGTCTGCag GTGGCAGACGATCCTACCAGCAGCTGGTTGGGAACCTGAAG aaagggggcggagctctgatTCACACAGTCAAGTCTAAGGCCAACATGTGCAAGACT GCTAAAGGTCATGCCAAGTCCGGCTTGAAGAATCTTCTGTGTTCCAAG GAGGAGAATGAGGTGGCCCTGCTCTACAGAGGGGGGTCCCTGCGGTCTGAAGTCCCAGGAACTTATGTGCATCGTCGGGTACAGTCCGACTGTCTGCAGAACCGCCTGCCAATCACACAGCACTTTGGAAAG tctcGGCCACGTCGACCAGCTCGCAGGTACAACCGCCAGCATGAGGAGAGAACACCAGAGAAGAGCAGCACCTGGAGACCAGACTGGGAGGAAGA ggctGCGGAAGAGGATCAGGGCAGCTCAGACAGTGTGCAGTTGGATGAGGTTGATGGAGACCTGGTGCCAGACTCAGAAGAGATGGACCTGCTGGGGGAGATCTTCGACACGCTCAGCACTCGGAGCGTGCACGAGCGCGGGCTCCTGTACGGGACTCGCAGCCTGGACTTCTTCGGCCCCGACTCGGCCGACTACATCACTCGG AAGGGGATGGCCGCACCGAGCCAGGAGAGTCTGAATGCCTCCCTTGGGAGGAGCGGAAGTCTCCTGAGCTGGggtcaggaggaggagccagaggagcaggaggaggggtcAGATGCACAGGGGGAGGAGCAAGAGGAGGGGACTGGCAAGCAGAAGGGGGAGgcagaagaggagaaggaggaggaggagctggaagaTGAAGGAAAAGACAGACCTGGCGAGCCTTATCAAGAGGCAGGGAGGAAAGTGAGGAGCCTCCAgcagcaggagaaggaggagagagtaaaagaggaggagcaggagagacagcaggaggTTCAGAGCCAGGAGCACCAAGATGAAAACCAGCCTCAGCGAACAGGAGCTCCACCCTCATCTATGGAACCAGAGGCAGTATCTGCTCAAagccccaccaccaccctcagccccaccccttcCTCTGAGGTCACCTCGGAGGAAAAGCCATCCGGAATGGGACGAAGAGTGGAATCGGGATGGAAGGCCCAGCTAAAGGAAGAGGGGCGTGTGAGCACACCCCAGATCAGTGCTGACAGCCAGGTCACAGAccctcccagcccctccccagCTGGCCAACTGACAGAGCCGGGTCCTGACGtcggggcagggctggggggaggggcagacgAACAGGGGGAGAACAGGTCCCCCATGCCCAGGGTGCAGTCTGCTCTGGCTCTGTTTCAGGCtagagaagggggcggggcccggaaGCCAGGCAATGCCTTCGGAGGCGGGAACTCTGCCCTCAAAAATTCTTCTCCCAACAAAAGACCTTCCCCTGAAGCTGGCCCCCCCGAGCCGGGGGACACGTCTAAGCCCATCAGAACATCGCCCATGAGGCCTTCTCCTGGTGAGACGCACACAGACCCTGACATCACTGCGGAAGGTGAGGAGCAACACCTGCCCCCTGTCAAGGTGTCCGAGCTGAAGA
- the si:dkey-76b14.2 gene encoding DENN domain-containing protein 1B isoform X1: MGSRLKENPERTFYWFFEASCPIAKDKDPGVLFQFPEDFSDEESLQTLPRFCFPYDIERVKETAAIQHFTFVLTDLEGCQRFGFCRLTSSSRTCLCILSYLPWFEVFYKLLNNLADCLTKGQTNEMRELLTALYKYPVPEVNSSVTLQLGEQLQVRVGVQQSLHCLSPPPPGKGGSGIPYFIAPDPGSLPSIPESRNLTELVVAVDVSNLLQLYASMLFERRIIISSTKLSTLTACVHACSAMLYPMYWQHIFIPVLPPHLLDYCCAPMPYIIGVHSSLMEKVRSRALEDVVILNVDTNTLESPFEDLKRIPSDVLSLLKVRLKKQSTAPGSGVARAFLKTQALLFGGYRDALLSPTEGGPLRFCEESFLKHKSHSMRQFLESAVHLQFFKQFIDGRLEQINRGTDPVDLFEEEMFQCGESAGGRRSYQQLVGNLKKGGGALIHTVKSKANMCKTAKGHAKSGLKNLLCSKEENEVALLYRGGSLRSEVPGTYVHRRVQSDCLQNRLPITQHFGKSRPRRPARRYNRQHEERTPEKSSTWRPDWEEEAAEEDQGSSDSVQLDEVDGDLVPDSEEMDLLGEIFDTLSTRSVHERGLLYGTRSLDFFGPDSADYITRKGMAAPSQESLNASLGRSGSLLSWGQEEEPEEQEEGSDAQGEEQEEGTGKQKGEAEEEKEEEELEDEGKDRPGEPYQEAGRKVRSLQQQEKEERVKEEEQERQQEVQSQEHQDENQPQRTGAPPSSMEPEAVSAQSPTTTLSPTPSSEVTSEEKPSGMGRRVESGWKAQLKEEGRVSTPQISADSQVTDPPSPSPAGQLTEPGPDVGAGLGGGADEQGENRSPMPRVQSALALFQAREGGGARKPGNAFGGGNSALKNSSPNKRPSPEAGPPEPGDTSKPIRTSPMRPSPGETHTDPDITAEGEEQHLPPVKVSELKKRFEA, from the exons ATGGGGTCCAGGCTGAA agaaaatcCAGAGAGAACTTTTTATTGGTTCTTTGAAGCCTCCTGTCCTATTGCTAAAGACAAAG ATCCAGgagttttatttcagtttccgGAAGATTTCAGTGATGAG GAGTCTCTCCAGACCCTGCCCCGGTTCTGTTTTCCCTACGACATAGAGAG GGTAAAGGAGACTGCAGCAATTCAGCACTTCACCTTTGTGCTCACGGACCTGGAGGGATGCCAGCGCTTTGGTTTCTGTCGCCTGACGTCTAGCTCCAGGACCTGTCTCTGCATCCTGAG CTACCTGCCTTGGTTTGAGGTATTCTACAAACTTCTGAACAATCTTGCAGACTGTTTAACAAAAGGCCAG ACCAATGAGATGCGAGAGCTACTCACCGCCCTCTACAAATACCCTGTGCCAGAGGTCAACAGCTCTGTCACTCTACAGCTG GGTGAGCAGCTACAGGTCAGAGTGGGGGTGCAGCAGTCCCTCCATTgcctctcaccccccccaccgggGAAGGGAGGATCAGGG atcCCTTACTTCATTGCTCCTGACCCCGGGAGTCTTCCCTCCATCCCAGAAAGT agGAACCTGACTGAGTTGGTGGTGGCTGTGGATGTCAGTAATCTACTGCAGCTCTACGCCAGCATGCTGTTCGAACGGAGAATTATCATCAGCTCCACCAAGCTGAGCACG ttGACGGCTTGTGTCCACGCCTGCAGTGCCATGCTCTACCCCATGTATTGGCAACACATATTCATCCCCGTGCTCCCCCCTCATCTGCTGGACTACTGCTG tgcTCCCATGCCCTACATCATTGGTGTCCACTCCAGTCTTATGGAG AAAGTGAGGAGCAGGGCTTTGGAGGATGTGGTCATTTTGAAcgtggacacaaacacactggagtCCCCATTCGAGGACCTGAAAAGGATTCCGTCAGACGTG CTCTCGTTGCTGAAGGTTCGGCTGAAGAAGCAGTCTACGGCCCCAGGTTCGGGCGTGGCTCGAGCCTTCCTGAAGACACAGGCTCTGCTTTTTGGGGGGTACAGAGATGCACTGCTGAGCCCCACA GAGGGGGGTCCACTCAGGTTTTGCGAGGAATCTTTCCTGAAGCACAAGTCTCACAGCATGAGGCAGTTTCTGGAGAGTGCCGTCCACCTGCAGTTCTTCAAGCAG TTTATTGACGGACGCCTAGAGCAGATAAACCGAGGGACGGATCCCGTGGATCTGTTTGAGGAGGAAATGTTTCAATGTGGGGAGTCTGCag GTGGCAGACGATCCTACCAGCAGCTGGTTGGGAACCTGAAG aaagggggcggagctctgatTCACACAGTCAAGTCTAAGGCCAACATGTGCAAGACT GCTAAAGGTCATGCCAAGTCCGGCTTGAAGAATCTTCTGTGTTCCAAG GAGGAGAATGAGGTGGCCCTGCTCTACAGAGGGGGGTCCCTGCGGTCTGAAGTCCCAGGAACTTATGTGCATCGTCGGGTACAGTCCGACTGTCTGCAGAACCGCCTGCCAATCACACAGCACTTTGGAAAG tctcGGCCACGTCGACCAGCTCGCAGGTACAACCGCCAGCATGAGGAGAGAACACCAGAGAAGAGCAGCACCTGGAGACCAGACTGGGAGGAAGA ggctGCGGAAGAGGATCAGGGCAGCTCAGACAGTGTGCAGTTGGATGAGGTTGATGGAGACCTGGTGCCAGACTCAGAAGAGATGGACCTGCTGGGGGAGATCTTCGACACGCTCAGCACTCGGAGCGTGCACGAGCGCGGGCTCCTGTACGGGACTCGCAGCCTGGACTTCTTCGGCCCCGACTCGGCCGACTACATCACTCGG AAGGGGATGGCCGCACCGAGCCAGGAGAGTCTGAATGCCTCCCTTGGGAGGAGCGGAAGTCTCCTGAGCTGGggtcaggaggaggagccagaggagcaggaggaggggtcAGATGCACAGGGGGAGGAGCAAGAGGAGGGGACTGGCAAGCAGAAGGGGGAGgcagaagaggagaaggaggaggaggagctggaagaTGAAGGAAAAGACAGACCTGGCGAGCCTTATCAAGAGGCAGGGAGGAAAGTGAGGAGCCTCCAgcagcaggagaaggaggagagagtaaaagaggaggagcaggagagacagcaggaggTTCAGAGCCAGGAGCACCAAGATGAAAACCAGCCTCAGCGAACAGGAGCTCCACCCTCATCTATGGAACCAGAGGCAGTATCTGCTCAAagccccaccaccaccctcagccccaccccttcCTCTGAGGTCACCTCGGAGGAAAAGCCATCCGGAATGGGACGAAGAGTGGAATCGGGATGGAAGGCCCAGCTAAAGGAAGAGGGGCGTGTGAGCACACCCCAGATCAGTGCTGACAGCCAGGTCACAGAccctcccagcccctccccagCTGGCCAACTGACAGAGCCGGGTCCTGACGtcggggcagggctggggggaggggcagacgAACAGGGGGAGAACAGGTCCCCCATGCCCAGGGTGCAGTCTGCTCTGGCTCTGTTTCAGGCtagagaagggggcggggcccggaaGCCAGGCAATGCCTTCGGAGGCGGGAACTCTGCCCTCAAAAATTCTTCTCCCAACAAAAGACCTTCCCCTGAAGCTGGCCCCCCCGAGCCGGGGGACACGTCTAAGCCCATCAGAACATCGCCCATGAGGCCTTCTCCTGGTGAGACGCACACAGACCCTGACATCACTGCGGAAGGTGAGGAGCAACACCTGCCCCCTGTCAAGGTGTCCGAGCTGAAGA
- the si:dkey-76b14.2 gene encoding DENN domain-containing protein 1B isoform X2 — protein MGSRLKENPERTFYWFFEASCPIAKDKDPGVLFQFPEDFSDEESLQTLPRFCFPYDIERVKETAAIQHFTFVLTDLEGCQRFGFCRLTSSSRTCLCILSYLPWFEVFYKLLNNLADCLTKGQTNEMRELLTALYKYPVPEVNSSVTLQLLQVRVGVQQSLHCLSPPPPGKGGSGIPYFIAPDPGSLPSIPESRNLTELVVAVDVSNLLQLYASMLFERRIIISSTKLSTLTACVHACSAMLYPMYWQHIFIPVLPPHLLDYCCAPMPYIIGVHSSLMEKVRSRALEDVVILNVDTNTLESPFEDLKRIPSDVLSLLKVRLKKQSTAPGSGVARAFLKTQALLFGGYRDALLSPTEGGPLRFCEESFLKHKSHSMRQFLESAVHLQFFKQFIDGRLEQINRGTDPVDLFEEEMFQCGESAGGRRSYQQLVGNLKKGGGALIHTVKSKANMCKTAKGHAKSGLKNLLCSKEENEVALLYRGGSLRSEVPGTYVHRRVQSDCLQNRLPITQHFGKSRPRRPARRYNRQHEERTPEKSSTWRPDWEEEAAEEDQGSSDSVQLDEVDGDLVPDSEEMDLLGEIFDTLSTRSVHERGLLYGTRSLDFFGPDSADYITRKGMAAPSQESLNASLGRSGSLLSWGQEEEPEEQEEGSDAQGEEQEEGTGKQKGEAEEEKEEEELEDEGKDRPGEPYQEAGRKVRSLQQQEKEERVKEEEQERQQEVQSQEHQDENQPQRTGAPPSSMEPEAVSAQSPTTTLSPTPSSEVTSEEKPSGMGRRVESGWKAQLKEEGRVSTPQISADSQVTDPPSPSPAGQLTEPGPDVGAGLGGGADEQGENRSPMPRVQSALALFQAREGGGARKPGNAFGGGNSALKNSSPNKRPSPEAGPPEPGDTSKPIRTSPMRPSPGETHTDPDITAEGEEQHLPPVKVSELKKRFEA, from the exons ATGGGGTCCAGGCTGAA agaaaatcCAGAGAGAACTTTTTATTGGTTCTTTGAAGCCTCCTGTCCTATTGCTAAAGACAAAG ATCCAGgagttttatttcagtttccgGAAGATTTCAGTGATGAG GAGTCTCTCCAGACCCTGCCCCGGTTCTGTTTTCCCTACGACATAGAGAG GGTAAAGGAGACTGCAGCAATTCAGCACTTCACCTTTGTGCTCACGGACCTGGAGGGATGCCAGCGCTTTGGTTTCTGTCGCCTGACGTCTAGCTCCAGGACCTGTCTCTGCATCCTGAG CTACCTGCCTTGGTTTGAGGTATTCTACAAACTTCTGAACAATCTTGCAGACTGTTTAACAAAAGGCCAG ACCAATGAGATGCGAGAGCTACTCACCGCCCTCTACAAATACCCTGTGCCAGAGGTCAACAGCTCTGTCACTCTACAGCTG CTACAGGTCAGAGTGGGGGTGCAGCAGTCCCTCCATTgcctctcaccccccccaccgggGAAGGGAGGATCAGGG atcCCTTACTTCATTGCTCCTGACCCCGGGAGTCTTCCCTCCATCCCAGAAAGT agGAACCTGACTGAGTTGGTGGTGGCTGTGGATGTCAGTAATCTACTGCAGCTCTACGCCAGCATGCTGTTCGAACGGAGAATTATCATCAGCTCCACCAAGCTGAGCACG ttGACGGCTTGTGTCCACGCCTGCAGTGCCATGCTCTACCCCATGTATTGGCAACACATATTCATCCCCGTGCTCCCCCCTCATCTGCTGGACTACTGCTG tgcTCCCATGCCCTACATCATTGGTGTCCACTCCAGTCTTATGGAG AAAGTGAGGAGCAGGGCTTTGGAGGATGTGGTCATTTTGAAcgtggacacaaacacactggagtCCCCATTCGAGGACCTGAAAAGGATTCCGTCAGACGTG CTCTCGTTGCTGAAGGTTCGGCTGAAGAAGCAGTCTACGGCCCCAGGTTCGGGCGTGGCTCGAGCCTTCCTGAAGACACAGGCTCTGCTTTTTGGGGGGTACAGAGATGCACTGCTGAGCCCCACA GAGGGGGGTCCACTCAGGTTTTGCGAGGAATCTTTCCTGAAGCACAAGTCTCACAGCATGAGGCAGTTTCTGGAGAGTGCCGTCCACCTGCAGTTCTTCAAGCAG TTTATTGACGGACGCCTAGAGCAGATAAACCGAGGGACGGATCCCGTGGATCTGTTTGAGGAGGAAATGTTTCAATGTGGGGAGTCTGCag GTGGCAGACGATCCTACCAGCAGCTGGTTGGGAACCTGAAG aaagggggcggagctctgatTCACACAGTCAAGTCTAAGGCCAACATGTGCAAGACT GCTAAAGGTCATGCCAAGTCCGGCTTGAAGAATCTTCTGTGTTCCAAG GAGGAGAATGAGGTGGCCCTGCTCTACAGAGGGGGGTCCCTGCGGTCTGAAGTCCCAGGAACTTATGTGCATCGTCGGGTACAGTCCGACTGTCTGCAGAACCGCCTGCCAATCACACAGCACTTTGGAAAG tctcGGCCACGTCGACCAGCTCGCAGGTACAACCGCCAGCATGAGGAGAGAACACCAGAGAAGAGCAGCACCTGGAGACCAGACTGGGAGGAAGA ggctGCGGAAGAGGATCAGGGCAGCTCAGACAGTGTGCAGTTGGATGAGGTTGATGGAGACCTGGTGCCAGACTCAGAAGAGATGGACCTGCTGGGGGAGATCTTCGACACGCTCAGCACTCGGAGCGTGCACGAGCGCGGGCTCCTGTACGGGACTCGCAGCCTGGACTTCTTCGGCCCCGACTCGGCCGACTACATCACTCGG AAGGGGATGGCCGCACCGAGCCAGGAGAGTCTGAATGCCTCCCTTGGGAGGAGCGGAAGTCTCCTGAGCTGGggtcaggaggaggagccagaggagcaggaggaggggtcAGATGCACAGGGGGAGGAGCAAGAGGAGGGGACTGGCAAGCAGAAGGGGGAGgcagaagaggagaaggaggaggaggagctggaagaTGAAGGAAAAGACAGACCTGGCGAGCCTTATCAAGAGGCAGGGAGGAAAGTGAGGAGCCTCCAgcagcaggagaaggaggagagagtaaaagaggaggagcaggagagacagcaggaggTTCAGAGCCAGGAGCACCAAGATGAAAACCAGCCTCAGCGAACAGGAGCTCCACCCTCATCTATGGAACCAGAGGCAGTATCTGCTCAAagccccaccaccaccctcagccccaccccttcCTCTGAGGTCACCTCGGAGGAAAAGCCATCCGGAATGGGACGAAGAGTGGAATCGGGATGGAAGGCCCAGCTAAAGGAAGAGGGGCGTGTGAGCACACCCCAGATCAGTGCTGACAGCCAGGTCACAGAccctcccagcccctccccagCTGGCCAACTGACAGAGCCGGGTCCTGACGtcggggcagggctggggggaggggcagacgAACAGGGGGAGAACAGGTCCCCCATGCCCAGGGTGCAGTCTGCTCTGGCTCTGTTTCAGGCtagagaagggggcggggcccggaaGCCAGGCAATGCCTTCGGAGGCGGGAACTCTGCCCTCAAAAATTCTTCTCCCAACAAAAGACCTTCCCCTGAAGCTGGCCCCCCCGAGCCGGGGGACACGTCTAAGCCCATCAGAACATCGCCCATGAGGCCTTCTCCTGGTGAGACGCACACAGACCCTGACATCACTGCGGAAGGTGAGGAGCAACACCTGCCCCCTGTCAAGGTGTCCGAGCTGAAGA